From the genome of Hyalangium minutum:
CGGTGACGATCAGCGTGGACTCGGCCAGGCCGTAGCAAGGCGAGAGGATGTTGGGATCCAGGCCCACGGGCACGAAGCGCGGCGCGAAGGCCTGCCACGTCGAGGGGCGCACGGGCTCGGCCCCGCAGACGAGCAGACGCCAGCTCGAGAGATCCAACCGGGCGCGATCCTCGTCCGTCACGCGCTCGGCGCAGAGGCGCAGGGCGAAGTCCGGCGCCGGACTGGTGGTGCCCTGGTAGCGGGTGATCGCCTCCAGCCAGCGGGCCGGGCGCTGCAGGAAGTGGTGGGGCGACATGAGCACGGAGTGCACGCCCGTGTGCATGGGGTGGATGATGGCCCCGATGAGACCCATGTCGTGGTAGGGCGGCAGCCAGCTCACCACGCGGCACGGCTCCTCGCCCCGCACCCAGAGCATGCCCTGGCTGTTGTGGACCAGGTTGCCGTGGCTCACCATGACGCCCCGGGGGTTGCCCGTGGAGCCCGAGGTGAACTGGAGGAAGGCCAGATCGCTGGCCTTCGGGAAGAAGGGCCGCCAGCTCTCCGGATCGCCCGAGAGGATCTCTTCCACCGGCAGCCAGCTCATGCCGCTGGCCTGGCGCAGGGCCGCGGGCAGCGTCTCGATCGTCTTGGCGTCCGCGAGCGCGAAGCGCGCTGTCACGCGCCAGGCGATGGCGAACATGCGCTCGAACTCGGGCGCCCGGCGGGGCAGCACGGCCGGCACGGGGATGGCCCCCGCATAGAGGCAAGCCAGGAACCCGGAGATGAACTCGAGTCCGGGGCGAACCAGCAACATCACCCGCTCACCGGCGGCCCCCGCCTCCTGCAGGGCCGCGGCCCCCGCCCGCGCCAGCCGGTCCAACTCGGCCGTGCTCAGGGTGCGTGATTGCTCTTCCCCGTCGATCAACCAGGTGAACTGCGGCCGGTTTGGCTCGCGCTCAACGTGGGCGCAGATTGCATCGATGATGGTGCTCATGGATACCCCGCGAACTGGCTCTCTGCCGAATGTGCTTTGAGAGACAGATTGGTATCACAGGTGAGCCGGTGAAATAAAGTTATTCCAGCAATGAATGTATTTCTAGCAAAAGCAGTAAAACCCTACGGAAGAGGTCGGGTGCGTCAGGTGACGCAAGGGGTCAGAGGATATAGCGCAAGTCCAGGAAGATCCCCTGGTTGGCGCGGAAGTAGCCGCCATAGGAGAACTTCTCGCCGGTCATGATGAGCGCTCCGGCCCTGAAGGAGAGGTGCTCCCGCTTCCAGTGTACCCCCACACGACCGCTCACTCCGAAGGGGATGACCCCCACGCCGCCCTGGCCCTCGAGAGACACCTCCTCGGTCAGCCCCCAGCGCAGGGTGATGGCGGAGCCCAGGGTGTCGCGCTCATTCCAGAGCAGGGGTGGGGGGGCGCCGTCGCGGGGGAGGACCCGCCCATAGGAGAGGGCCACATCGATGACCTGATCGAACTCGTGCTGGTACTCGACACCGACCAAGGCGGTGGCCCAGGGGTGGACGACCGTGGTGAGGGCCTGGGTGATGAACACCTTGCGGGACTCGAACGCTCCCTCGCCGTAGAGGATGAGAGGGCCGGCCTCGCCTACCAGGGAGAGGCCAACGTGGTGGCGCCGCTGGTAGTTGACGGAGACCGTCTCGGAGAAGCGGGTGAAGGCCAGCGTCCGCGCAACGGGATCATTGATGAGCGCGGGATCGAGCAGGGCCGCGAGCTGCTCCGAGTCCACGTTCCAGCGGGGCGTGTAGTCGAAGCCCTGGTGGTAGTAGTGCGTCACCTCCACGTTGCCCAGCCGCCAGGCGAACCGGAGGCCCGCCGCGGCCTGGGAGAGGCCGGCGCTCACGCCCCGCTCCCCGGAGAACAGGGCGCTGCCCGCGGGGGACTCACCTACCTGCTGGAGGACCGCACGGTATGCAGCGGGCGCGGAGTCCTGCACGAGCGCCCAGTTGGACCCGTAGAACTCGAAGTCGTGCGGCTGGAAGAAGGGGACCACGATGAGCTGCAGGGAACTCGCGCCCAGCGCGATGTCCGCACGCACCGCGATCCCTGGCTTGTAGCGGAGCTCCTCAGGGATCAGCAGGGGATCGCGCAGATCCTGGGGATTGATGACGTCATTGATGGCCAGGATCTCGTTGCGGCCCCAGGCGATCCGCTGCTGCCCGATGGTCAGATCCAGCGGGGCCTTGTAGATGCCGACGTAGAGCTCCTGCAGGCGCGGCTCGAGCTGGTAGCGCCACGCCTTGCCGGTCTCCTGGCCAGGCAGCGCCTCTGGCAGGTCACGCCAGCGGATGCGGTGCTCCAGGGCTCCCGAGGCGACAAAGGACAGCCCGTCGCCTCGCCGGTGGTGGAAGCGCAGGTAGAGCATCGACCGGTCGGTCAACGCATCGTGCGGAGTCTGCGGATCCAGCGGGTTTTGGGTGGGAGCATCTCGAGGGAAGTCGTAGGAGAGGGCGGCCCGCGCCCAGCCGAGGAGCTCGGTGGACGACTCGCTCGCTCCGGAGGTAGCTCCCAGCGCCTCGTCCGAGGGGCTCTCGGGGGACGCGATGAACGTGGAGGTGTCCGGCGAGGCGTCCTCGGACTGCTGCCCGGCCTCCTGAGCCCCGCGGGCGTGCAGGGGGAGGAGCACCAGGGTGAGGGCCATGAGCCCGCCGCTGGCGCGTGCACACTCTCTCCGCGTTGAAGGTCTTCGGGATGAGCCCATGCCCTGCCGCCTCGCTCGAACTGCTGGCTACTGACGCTCCAGGTTGCGGGAGTTGAAGATATCGTCCGGGATGTCCTTGCGCGGCACGATCTGCTCGAGCACCAGCGTCGTCGCCCGCTGCCCCGTGTGGTTCTCCATCCGGGCGCGGGTGATGAACCAGCGCTCCTGGATCTGCTTGCTCTCCTCGACGGTGAGCGTCTTGGTGTGGGCGCCCTTGAGATCGTACATGAGGGACTTCAGGATCATGTGGTTGTCCTTGCGTGCCCAGATCTCGAGCCGAGAGTACTGTGCGTCGTCATTCGTCGGCTTGACGGTCAGGCGGTCGCAGGGGACATCCCCCACCTTCTCGTCGGGGAGGGCGGTGGCCTCCGCGAACCGGAGCTCGCGCCGGTCCAGATCGGCAAACGAGAAGTCCGTGGTCATGAACGAGCCTGCGCGCAGCTTGCCGGAGACGCGGCGGATGCGCTTGAGCTCGGGGAGGTAGATGTAGCGCTCGTCATCCGTGTCCCGCTTCTGGATTTGCAGGAACTTGACCCCGTTCAGATCGGGTGGCGCCAGGAAGCGCACGAAGCTCTTGGTCAGGGTGCCATCGTGGTAGCGCGACTGCGCGGCGAAGCGCACCACGCGAGAGTTCCCATCCTTCTCGCGAATGGTCGCCAGGGCCTTGATCTCGGCGTCAGCCAGTCCCCAGCTATCCGAGGCGACGATCTGGGTCAGGGTGGCGCTGCCACTGCCGGTGATGTTGTCCGCGCTCGCGCGGGGGCTCACCAGGAGTACCGCCACCAGGAGACTGAGGGGGAGATGAACATGCCGCATGCCGTGTCCTCCAATCATTGCTTGCTGGCCTCTTTCCGATCATTCACAGCCGTTTCCCCAGCGGAGGGGCCAGGCCCGGGGAGCACGTGAGCGGTGGTTGCCAGGCCCTGTGCGGGGTCTCGGAGCCGTGTGCGCTTGAACAGCGGCTCGCCGATGGCCAGGAGGACCGTCGGCCCGAAGACGAACTCCATGATCGCGCCGAGCAGGATGGTGAAGGCGATGAGCAGGCCGAACTTGCTCAGGCTGGCCACCGTGGAGAAGGCGTAGGTCGCGAAGCCGCATGCCAGGGCGGCGGAGAGGTAGAAGATGCCCTGCCCCGCGGAGGAGGACGCGCCGATGATGGCCTCCCGCAGATCCCCGTGCTCCAAGTACCGGCGCTGGATGTCTCGCACGAAGTGGATGGAGTCATCGTCCAGGATGCCGAGCGCGAAGCTGGCGATGAGGATGGTGTACGGATCGAGCCAGATCCCCGCGAAGCCCATGAGCCCCAGGGTGCCGAGCACCGCCGAGGCATTGAGCGCGGCCACCAGCAGCCCCAGGAGAACGGAGCGGAAGACGGCGATCATGACCAGAGCCACGGCCAGTGCGGTGATGAGGAGCGCCTCGATCTCTGTCTGCGCCAGGTAGTCATCGATCGCCGCCCAGAGATGCAACAGGCCTGTCACCAGGACCGTGGGGCTGCCCACGCTGGGACCCATGTGCTCCTGGGCGTACTGGTCGATGACGGCGAAGATCTTCTGGTTCTCCCGGTCCGGCCGGTGGGCCACGCTGACGCGGATGCGGGCGTAGCGGAAGTCGGAGCTGACGAGGTTGGAGAGCTCGTCATCGCCGGAGAGCTGATACAGCAGCAAGTTCTCCGCCACTCCCTTGGCCGTGGCGGGGATGGCATAGGCCTCCGGACTGCCGCCGCTGAGCGACTGGTTGATCTCACTCGTCAGGTCCGCCACGCTGTAGGCCTTGGCGCCCATGTCAGGGAAGCGCTCGGCCAGGATGCGCTCGAGCCCGAGCATGGCCTGGAGCAGCGCCGGATCCTTCACCCCATCGGGGCGTCCCGTGTCGATCACCACCTCCACCGAGGTGCTCGTCTTCAGCGCCCGCTCGACGTAGTCGTAGTCCTGCCGGAGTGGGGTGGAGGTCTTGAAAACTCCCAGGTAGTGGTAGTCCGAGCGCAGCTGGGAAGCGCCGCTGATCCCGGCCACGACGAACAGGCAGAAGGCGGCGATGATGATGCGGCGGTAGCGCATCACGCCCTCCGCCCAGCGGCGGAGCCCCTGGACACGTCCCTGCAGCATCTCCTGGCGCTTCTCGGAGGCCGCGATCCGCTTCCGGCCGGCCAGAACGAAGGGGACGAGGACGAGGGTGATGGAGAAGGAGATGAAGAGCGCGGTTCCCATCGTGCGGCCCAGCTCTTCGATGGGGCGGATCTTCGAGGTGGAGAAGGCGAACAAGCCCGCCGCGGTCGTCACCATCGAGAGCAGGCTCGAGGACGCGGAGTGGCGCAGGGCTTCGGCCACGGCCTCTCGTGGGGAGCGCCCGGCGTGGACATCGTTGAAGAAGGCCGAGAGCAGGAAGATGCTCGGCCCCACGCCGGTGGAGATCAGGAACGAGGGGATGATGGCCGAGACCATGGTGAAGGGCGCGCCGGTCAGCCCCATCAGCCCCAGCGCGCACACCACCGAGAGCAGCGCCACCGAGACCGGGAGCACCACCGCCAGCCAGCTCCGGAACACGATGTAGAAGACCGCGCTCATCAGGACCAGGACGAGCACGCAGAAGGTGCCGCTCTCCCGGGACATGATCTCCCGCACGTCCGCGTCCAGGATGGGGCTGCCCACCACGCGGGGGCTCCAACCCCGGTATGGCTCCTCGGCCAGGAGGGCCCGGACGCGCTTCGTCAGGTCGATCTTGTAGTCGATCTCTCCCCACCGGATCCGCGTCTTGAGCACGATGCCCAGGAACGTCCCATCCGCGCTCACGTACATGTTGCTGTAGTAGGGGTGCTCCTGCGCGGCCTTGCGCTTGGCCGAGATCTCCGCGGGGTCCTTGATCTCGGGAGGGATGAACTCCTCGACGATGAGCTGATCGTCCTGGCCCACCAGGTGGCGCACGTTGGCGATGGAGGTCGCCTCGAGCACGTCGGGCACCTGGGCGAGCCGATCCGTGAGGGTCCGCAGCTGCTCGATGAACTGGCTGTCCCAGGGATCGCGCCGCTCGAACACGACGAGCGCGTACTCATCCGAGCCAAACAACTTCTGGAACTGCTGGTAGCGCTCCAGCGTCGGGTCCTCCCGGAGGAAGAAGGACTCGGGTGAGTTGTCGAAGCGCAGCTTCGGGAGGAACGCCGCAAGCGTGCCGACTCCTACCAGCATGGCCGCGAGGAACACGTAGCGGTGGCGGAGGAATGCGTCCGCATACCAGGCGAAGAACCGGTCGAGGAGCCGTGAGATCACGCCGCCCTCTTATCATTGCCGTGTTTGCCGGTCATGTAGCCTTGAGCTGCTCGAAGAGATTTCGGCAGGGGAGACAGCGCCGGACGGCCCGGCACCGGGTGGCGCCGAACGCGCTGACCAACTCGGTGTCCTCGCTGCCACAGCGCGGGCAGGGGACGCGTGCTTTCGCCAGCGCCTCGAGTCCACCCGGGCTCCCTTCCGCCCCGCCCGGCTCGCGGCCCATGCTGATATGCGCCGCCTTCAGGGCCGCGCAGCCCTTGGGGCTGATCTGCCCGGGGCTCCAGGGCTGGGCGAACGAGACCTGGACCTCCGGCTCCAGTCCCAGCCCCCGTACGGCCCCTTCAATCTCGCCAGAGATGAGCCGGGTGGCGGGGCAGCCGATGAAGGTGGGGGAGAACACGATGGTGCAGCGCAGACCTTCGACGCGCACGTCCCGGATCATTCCCAACTGCACGATGGAGATGACCGGCAGCTCCGGATCGTTCACCCCATCGAGCGCCGCCCACACCTCCGCGGCTGTGGGAGCCGCGGGCGTCACCAGGAACCTCCAGGGACAAGCCGGCTCACCTGGGTGATGTCCAGGTGCATGGCCAGGAAGGTGGGCGAAGGAGCGCCATATCGATCCAGCGTAGCGCTGCCGCGGAGGACCGAGTCCGCGAGTGCCGCGAACCCGATCTGCGCGAGGTGTTGGTGCAGCTGCTCCCGCCACGTGGACCAGAGCGCCTCCCACGAGCCAGGCAGGATTCCCTCGGCGAGCAGCTGCTCCTCCATGGGCAGAGGGAGCAGCACGCTGGCGGCTCCGGGGAGGACCGCCTGGAGCGCTCGCTCCACCCGGGCGCGGCCAGGCTCTCGCGCCGACAGCTTCCGCAGCCAGAGCCAGGCGTGATCGAAGTGGAGCACCTCCTCCCGATGGATCTTCCGCGCCAGCTCAGCGAGCGGGGCCTGCGATGACTTGCCCAGCGCCTGGATGCGCAGCCGATCCGCCAGCTCGTAGACGAACCGGCGGGCGATGGTGAACGCGAAGTCCCCCCGCGGCTCCTCCAGGAGGCGCGAGTGCCGGAAGCCCGCAGCCTCCCGGGAGAACACGAGCGGGTCCGCCGCGTGCCCCAGCCACTGGCCCGCCAGGCCGTAGAGCGCCATCGCATGGCCGACCTCGTCCTGGGCAATCGAGCTGAAGGCGACATCCTCCTCGACGGTGGGGGCGATGCCCGTCCACTCGGAGTCCCGATGGCCGAGCACGAGCTCGTCATCCGCGAGCGCCAGGAGCAACTCCACACGTGGCTCGAGGGTCCTCACGGCTCTTCGCTTCCTTTGTCCCGAGCCATGCGCCTGCGGGCGGAGTGAGTGGCCCCATCTCGCAGGGCGTGGTGGTCCAGCACCCGCTCATAGGAGGCCACCGGCTGCCGCTGCGCGTGCGCCTCGATGTGCAGATCCTGCTGTTCACCGCGCCGGGCGAAGAGCTGATAGGCGTAGAGGCGGGCCAGCTCGGCGTCGGGCGCCTCCAGTGAGCCCAGATGCGTGATGGGCGCGCCCGGCATCTCCCTGCCGAACACGTCATAGAGGGTACGGTGCTGCGCCGAGGGGCATCCGGGAGCGCTCATGAGAGGCTGACCTCGGGCTCGGGTGGGGACTGCAGGGTCTCCGCCACCCAGCGGTTCTCCTCCATGGCGCGGCGGCGAGTCTCGAGCTGCTCCTGGCTGGCGGGGCCATGGCCTCGCCCCACCTGGCGCACCCATTCCCAGTCCGGCTCGGTGTACTTCCAGCGCTGCGTCTCGGTGTCGAAGCGCAGCTGGGGATCCGGCAGCGTGAGCCCCATCTTCTGGAGCCTGGGGACGTAGATGCCGAGGAACTCCTGCCGCATCTCCTCGTTGGCCCGGCCCTTCAGCTTCCAGCGCATGAGGTCGGCGTCCTTCTCCGGGGGCGTAGGCGGGCCGTGGAAGTACAGCAGCGGTGGCCACCACCGCGTCAGCGCCTCCTGAACCATCTCCCGCTGCTGCTGCGTGCCCTCCATCAGCGTGAGGATGATCTCCCGCCCGTGAACGACATGGAACGCCTCCTCCCAGCAGATCTTCGGCAGGATGCGGCGGTAGGGGCCGTAGCTCGTCTTGAGCAGGGCCTTCTGCGCGATGATCGAGGCGGCGTCCGAGAGCCAGGCAATGATGCCGCAGTCGGCCCAGGAGCGGGTGGGGTAGTGGAAGAAGCTGTTGTACCGGGCACGCCCCGCACTCAGGTCCCTCAACACCTCCGCGCGAGAGCGCCCGAGATCCTCAAGCACGCAGTAGAGGTGCTGGGCATGGCCGACCTCGTCCTGCACCTTCGCGGTGATCGCGATCCGGCGCTCGAGCGTCGGCGCCCGCGCAATCCAGTCGCGCTCGAGCAGCGCCCCCATGTACTCGGAGTTCGCGTGCATCTCGATGAAGCGGATGACGGCCCGCCGGTAGGCCTCCGGCATCCAGTCACTGGCTTCGACGACTCCACCCGCCTGGATGTAGGCGACGAACTCCTCTTCTGTCCGTACGTTGGCTTCCATAGCTCACCGCTACCCCTGGGGATCGATCGGTACAGAGAGCGCCCGGAGGCGCTAGAACGTCATCCGCTTGACAGACAGCTTATAATTTTAAATAAATGTAAATCAAGTAAGACCTGATTTGCTCGAAGAAAACGAGGGAGCGCATGGACTGGGTCAGGACGCGGCTTTTCAACCGGCTGCGGTTCGCGCTGGATTCGAAGGTGACGTTAGCAAACGTCGCCGACAAGGCGGCCGCGGCGCACGTTTCGGGAGCGGTCTTCTACCTCCATGAGCCGCTGCCCTACAGCGGACTCCCCGAGCAGTCGGTGAGCGCTCGGGACGTGCTCGGCTTCGTCAATCGCGTGGGTAACCTGCTGCTGGCCGCGGGGCTCAAGCGCTTTGATCGGGTGGCCCTCTACAAGACCCACAGCCCGGACTACTTCTTCCTCGGGCTGGCGATTGTGAAGGCCGGTGGGATCGCGGTCCCCATCAACCCGCGGATGGCGCACCGGGATCTGGGCAACTATCTCGCGCACACCGGGGCGCGGTTCGTCATCACGGACCCCGAGACCTTCACGGCCGGGGTTCAGGAGGTCGCGGCTCGCTCGAGCGTGGAG
Proteins encoded in this window:
- a CDS encoding fatty acyl-AMP ligase — encoded protein: MSTIIDAICAHVEREPNRPQFTWLIDGEEQSRTLSTAELDRLARAGAAALQEAGAAGERVMLLVRPGLEFISGFLACLYAGAIPVPAVLPRRAPEFERMFAIAWRVTARFALADAKTIETLPAALRQASGMSWLPVEEILSGDPESWRPFFPKASDLAFLQFTSGSTGNPRGVMVSHGNLVHNSQGMLWVRGEEPCRVVSWLPPYHDMGLIGAIIHPMHTGVHSVLMSPHHFLQRPARWLEAITRYQGTTSPAPDFALRLCAERVTDEDRARLDLSSWRLLVCGAEPVRPSTWQAFAPRFVPVGLDPNILSPCYGLAESTLIVTGRRTSEELVLRSADASALEEGRVEPARGERGRVMFACGSPVPGQKVLIVDEQLRPVPDATVGEILISGPSATHGYYGDEQATRELFQVEVPSHEGRFIRTGDLGFMENGSLFIVGRLKDVVKIRGKTLHAQDIEDAASASHPALSPGAIAAFSVEEEGEERLVVVAELKRTARHTPPESIITAVSNAVVQAQGVVPFEVSLLRPGGVPRTSSGKVRRRECRRLWLERALTPFAEEEFSQAAS
- a CDS encoding outer membrane lipoprotein-sorting protein, producing the protein MRHVHLPLSLLVAVLLVSPRASADNITGSGSATLTQIVASDSWGLADAEIKALATIREKDGNSRVVRFAAQSRYHDGTLTKSFVRFLAPPDLNGVKFLQIQKRDTDDERYIYLPELKRIRRVSGKLRAGSFMTTDFSFADLDRRELRFAEATALPDEKVGDVPCDRLTVKPTNDDAQYSRLEIWARKDNHMILKSLMYDLKGAHTKTLTVEESKQIQERWFITRARMENHTGQRATTLVLEQIVPRKDIPDDIFNSRNLERQ
- a CDS encoding efflux RND transporter permease subunit, producing MISRLLDRFFAWYADAFLRHRYVFLAAMLVGVGTLAAFLPKLRFDNSPESFFLREDPTLERYQQFQKLFGSDEYALVVFERRDPWDSQFIEQLRTLTDRLAQVPDVLEATSIANVRHLVGQDDQLIVEEFIPPEIKDPAEISAKRKAAQEHPYYSNMYVSADGTFLGIVLKTRIRWGEIDYKIDLTKRVRALLAEEPYRGWSPRVVGSPILDADVREIMSRESGTFCVLVLVLMSAVFYIVFRSWLAVVLPVSVALLSVVCALGLMGLTGAPFTMVSAIIPSFLISTGVGPSIFLLSAFFNDVHAGRSPREAVAEALRHSASSSLLSMVTTAAGLFAFSTSKIRPIEELGRTMGTALFISFSITLVLVPFVLAGRKRIAASEKRQEMLQGRVQGLRRWAEGVMRYRRIIIAAFCLFVVAGISGASQLRSDYHYLGVFKTSTPLRQDYDYVERALKTSTSVEVVIDTGRPDGVKDPALLQAMLGLERILAERFPDMGAKAYSVADLTSEINQSLSGGSPEAYAIPATAKGVAENLLLYQLSGDDELSNLVSSDFRYARIRVSVAHRPDRENQKIFAVIDQYAQEHMGPSVGSPTVLVTGLLHLWAAIDDYLAQTEIEALLITALAVALVMIAVFRSVLLGLLVAALNASAVLGTLGLMGFAGIWLDPYTILIASFALGILDDDSIHFVRDIQRRYLEHGDLREAIIGASSSAGQGIFYLSAALACGFATYAFSTVASLSKFGLLIAFTILLGAIMEFVFGPTVLLAIGEPLFKRTRLRDPAQGLATTAHVLPGPGPSAGETAVNDRKEASKQ
- the paaD gene encoding 1,2-phenylacetyl-CoA epoxidase subunit PaaD, yielding MTPAAPTAAEVWAALDGVNDPELPVISIVQLGMIRDVRVEGLRCTIVFSPTFIGCPATRLISGEIEGAVRGLGLEPEVQVSFAQPWSPGQISPKGCAALKAAHISMGREPGGAEGSPGGLEALAKARVPCPRCGSEDTELVSAFGATRCRAVRRCLPCRNLFEQLKAT
- the paaC gene encoding 1,2-phenylacetyl-CoA epoxidase subunit PaaC is translated as MRTLEPRVELLLALADDELVLGHRDSEWTGIAPTVEEDVAFSSIAQDEVGHAMALYGLAGQWLGHAADPLVFSREAAGFRHSRLLEEPRGDFAFTIARRFVYELADRLRIQALGKSSQAPLAELARKIHREEVLHFDHAWLWLRKLSAREPGRARVERALQAVLPGAASVLLPLPMEEQLLAEGILPGSWEALWSTWREQLHQHLAQIGFAALADSVLRGSATLDRYGAPSPTFLAMHLDITQVSRLVPGGSW
- the paaA gene encoding 1,2-phenylacetyl-CoA epoxidase subunit PaaA, encoding MEANVRTEEEFVAYIQAGGVVEASDWMPEAYRRAVIRFIEMHANSEYMGALLERDWIARAPTLERRIAITAKVQDEVGHAQHLYCVLEDLGRSRAEVLRDLSAGRARYNSFFHYPTRSWADCGIIAWLSDAASIIAQKALLKTSYGPYRRILPKICWEEAFHVVHGREIILTLMEGTQQQREMVQEALTRWWPPLLYFHGPPTPPEKDADLMRWKLKGRANEEMRQEFLGIYVPRLQKMGLTLPDPQLRFDTETQRWKYTEPDWEWVRQVGRGHGPASQEQLETRRRAMEENRWVAETLQSPPEPEVSLS